The following nucleotide sequence is from Nesterenkonia xinjiangensis.
GAAGAGCTCCGGGTTGGCGATCAGCGCCAGGGAGTTGATGCCGGTGGTGATGCCGAACAGACCGTCCTCGGTGCGGCCGTTGTCCACGGAGTCCTGGTCGAACTCGGAGACGTCGACGTCGCTGAGGTCCAGCAAGGCTCCGCGGTCCGCGTACTCGCGCAGGTACTTGTCGTCCATCTGGATGATGTCGGGCATCTCTCCGCCGGCGGACTGGGTGGCCAGCTGGTCCCAGTAGCCGGACCAGTCGCCGTACTCGGCGGAGATCGAGATGTGCGGGTGCTCCTCCTCGAAGGCGTCGATGATCTCCTGGGTGGTCTGGTGGCGTGAGTCCGAGCCCCACCAGGTGAAGCGCAGCTGGACGTCCTCGTCTCCACCCGCCTCACCCCCTCCTCCGCCGTCGGCGTCGCCGCCGCAGGCCGTCAGGGCCACGGCGGACAGGGACGTCACGGCCACAATCCTGGAAAGTCGCGTGAAGTTCTTCATAGGTTCCTCATTCATCGAACGGTACGGTGCGAAGCCCCGCCGGCCACGGTCGATGTGAAATGTGATCAGCATCACTCAGCAAGCGGTTTCCATGACTGTAGGGCGGCGGCTGACAGCGCGTCAACGACGTTCCACCGGTTCACCATTGCCGCTTCGACATGCAGTGATTCACTACGCGTATGAACAACGCCGCTCAACTGAGCATTCGTGCATCACTGAGTCGGAGGGGGACGTCACCCTGAAAACTCGGGCCGACCTACAGAGGCCTCTGACCTGGACCTCTGCGGTGCGGGAGCGAGGACCGCTCACACCTGGCGGCCGATGAGCAGCCCGTCGAACTCCTGAGCGAAGAGCTCGGCCGAGGCGCGCATGCGGCACACCATCTGGGCGCCGTCGCCGACATGGACGAGCAGCTGGATCTGCGCGAGCCAGTCCCCTACGACGTGCGCGTGAACGGAGAGCGTATTCCCGTCGATCCAGGCTCCGGAGGTGTGCGTCTCGTAGCCGTAGCCGGGCAGATCATGCCGCGCGTGCCCGCCAAACCGATAGGGGAACCTCAGGCGTCTCCCGTCCGCGGTGCGCAGCGTCAGCTCGCCGAGATCCCCGGTGGAGCGGATCTCCAGGCCGACGAGCTCCTCCCCGGCCCCAAGCGCCTCGGACTGCCTGCCGGGCCCGGTCTCGAGGGCGAAGCTGGCGCGGTAGGTGCCGGCGTCATGGGCGAGCCCCATCGGCAGCGGGGCCCCGGAGACCCAGGCGAGCTCGCGTGGGGCGGTGACGTCGTCGGGACTCTCCAGCAGCGGAGCCGGACCGTCGGCCACGGGACCCGAAGCCCCTTCGCGGACCTCACCCGGGGCTGCCCCGACCTGTTCCGCGAGCGGATCGAGCAGCTCGCCCCACAGCGCGTCGTGGAGGAGCTGAGCGTCGGATTCGATGTGCTGGTTGTCCCCGGTCACGACGACGGCGGCCTCCAACCAGGGCACCACGAGCATGATCTGCCCGCCCATCCCCCAGGCGGCGAAGCTGTTCCGGCGGCATCGCCAGAACTGGTGGCCGTAGCCCAGCTGCGCCTCCGGGTGGGCGAAGCCGCCGGCGACGGTGGGCGTCTGCACACTGGTGGCGGCGCGCAGAAACTCCCCGGAGATCACCTGCCTTCCGCCCGCGCGGCCCTGCTGCAGGCAGAGCTGGGCGATGCGGGCGAGGTCCCGTGGAGTGGCCAGCAGCCCGGAGCCGCCGTGGGCGACCCCGGCCGGGTTCTCGGCGACCTCTCGCCAAGTGGGGTGGTGGTCGAAGGCCTCTGAGGGGAGCCCCAGGGGGCTCCTCAGGGCGCGCAGCGGAGCCTCCAAGCCCAGATGCCGGCCGATCCGCTCGGCGAAGAACTCCTCGAAGGGCAGCCCGGTGAGCCGCTCCACCAGCGCGGTGAGCACCAGGGTGGCCGAGGTGTCATAGGCGAACACCGTCCCCGGCGGACGGCTGGGCGGCACGGTGAAGAAGGTGCGCACCCAGTCCGGGTCCGACACCTGGGCGTAGGTGTTCTGCCCATGGGCCGTGCGCATGCTCAGCAGGTCCTCCACACGCATCGCCCGCACCCAGGGGTGTGCCCGGGGACGATGCTCAGGGAAGTGGTCCACCAGGAGATCGTCCAGAGCGAGGGCGCCGTCGTCGATCAGGGCACCGACGGCGAGGGACACCAGCGACTTCCCCGCCGAGTACAGCCGATGCGGCCGCTCGGGACCGTAGGGGAGCCAGTAGGTCTCGTGCCGGAGCCGCCCCTGGTGGACCGCCAGGAGCGAGTGCATGACCAGCCCGTGGGCCTGCAGCCGCGGGATCAGGTGCCCCTCGACCCGCTGACGGAACCAGTCCGCCGTCGGGGACTGCGGTCGGTGCGGCATGGGGACTCCTGGGACAGAGGCGGGGTCTCTCGTGCCGCTCAGCGCAGCGTCTTCTCGAACCACTGGGCGGTGGCGGCCAGCGGCACGGAGATCTCAGGGATGTCCGGGTACCAGGCGCGCTCCCACTCCAGGGAGATCCATCCCGAGCCGCCAGTCAGCAGCCGGCCGATCTCCTCCAGGGGCAGGTCCCCCTCACCGGTGACGGCAGGCTTCCAGTCCTGGGCCATGGAGGCGTCCTTGACCTGCACATAGTGCACCCGCCCACCCAGCAGACTGGCAGTCGTGGAGGGCTCCTCGCCGTTGATGAACGGATGCAGGATATCCCAGAGCACCCCGACGCGCGGGTCCTCGCCGAAGGGGGCGAGCAGCTCGAGGACGTCCTCGGCGGTGGGGTGGGAGTCGTGGGTCTCCACCAGGAGCTGGACGCCGGTGGACGTGAGGTCCTCCAGCACGGCCTCGATCCGTCGGTGCGCCGCCTGCCGCCCGGCGTGCGTGCCGCCGGGGAAGACCCGCACGGACGGTGCGCCCATCACCTCCGCCAGCCGGATCAGGGCCCCCAGCTCCTCGATGACGGCGTCGTCGTCCTCCTCGGTGCCGCCGCAGACCCGCACGTAGCCGGCCAGGCAGGAGATCTCCAGCCCTGCGTCGGTGACATGCCGGGCGGCGTCCCGGGCGGCGCCGTCGCCCATCCCGAGGGTCACCTCCTCGTCGGGGTGCACGCGAAGCTCGACACCGTCGCAGCCGTGGTCGAGCGCGGTACGCACCGACTCCACCACCGGACGGCCGGGCATTCCCAGGGTGCTGACGCTGAGCTTCCAGCTCATGATCCCTCGCCTCCTTCGTGCCGGCTGACCTCCGCCGGGTCGAAGCGCACCGTGGTGAGCACGTCCTCGTCGGCCCAGCGGAAGGACACTCCCTCGGAGGTCACGGTCAGGTCCACCACGCCGACGGCGGAGTCTCCGGCAGCACCGGCACCACCGACGTCGGCTGTCCGGCAAGTGTCACCGCCAGCCTCACCTGCGGCAAGGCCTGATGACTCGGCCGCGGGCACGCGGCCGCGCAGCTGCGCCCGGGACACCAGCACCGAAGAGCCGCTCACCCCGGCGCGCAGGCACGGGATCTCGCACCATTCGGCGAAGGCGGTGCCCGCCGGGGAGGTCAGCTGCTCGTGGGCCTCCCAGCCGTGGAGCCCTTCCAGCGTGGAGGTCAGTTCACCACCGGGGGGCACCGCCCAGCCGGTGTGCTGGACCTCCATCGGGAAGCACGCCCCGAGGATCCGATCGATGCGGACCTCCTCGGCCCCGCGGGCGACCACATAGGACTCCAGGCGCAGCCCCGGCATGGCCACCGATCCGCCCGGGAAGATGGGCCGGTGCCAGGAGGCCGCCCAGGCCCAGCCTCCACCGCCGCCGGCTCCCAGCGGGTGCAGACGGCACCGTGCGCTGCTGCGCCCGCGGAAGCGCAGCGCCACATGGTTGTCCGGCACGTCGCCACGCGGCGTCGGGCCGGTGGCGGTGGAGTAGGCCAGTCGGGAGTACAGCGGATCTTCTCTGCCGGCGTCCTCGGCCTGATGGGGCCGCAGGTGGTCGCTGCCGTGGTTGTGCACCCGGACGATGCCGTCCTCGCGGGTGGCCTGGACGGCCCAGCCGGTGGAGGTCATGCCGAAGGCGACGTCGTGATGATCCAGCGGCCGCTCCCCTTCGGCTGCGCTCCACAGCGGAGCATCGGCGGGCAGCAGCAGCCCGATCAGTGACTTGGTGGCCCACAGCGGGGAGGCCGGTCCCGAGTAAGGCTGGACCGTGGCAGGGTGCGAGCCGTGCCAGCCGAGGCTGAGCAGCCCGTGGTCGGTGAAGGCCCCCCGGTCCAGGAAGTACTTCAGCGTGGAGTTCAGCAGCCGCTTGGACTCCCCCGGGGGCATCGGAGTGTCTCCGGTGACCGCGCCGAGGGCGAC
It contains:
- a CDS encoding serine hydrolase domain-containing protein, whose translation is MPHRPQSPTADWFRQRVEGHLIPRLQAHGLVMHSLLAVHQGRLRHETYWLPYGPERPHRLYSAGKSLVSLAVGALIDDGALALDDLLVDHFPEHRPRAHPWVRAMRVEDLLSMRTAHGQNTYAQVSDPDWVRTFFTVPPSRPPGTVFAYDTSATLVLTALVERLTGLPFEEFFAERIGRHLGLEAPLRALRSPLGLPSEAFDHHPTWREVAENPAGVAHGGSGLLATPRDLARIAQLCLQQGRAGGRQVISGEFLRAATSVQTPTVAGGFAHPEAQLGYGHQFWRCRRNSFAAWGMGGQIMLVVPWLEAAVVVTGDNQHIESDAQLLHDALWGELLDPLAEQVGAAPGEVREGASGPVADGPAPLLESPDDVTAPRELAWVSGAPLPMGLAHDAGTYRASFALETGPGRQSEALGAGEELVGLEIRSTGDLGELTLRTADGRRLRFPYRFGGHARHDLPGYGYETHTSGAWIDGNTLSVHAHVVGDWLAQIQLLVHVGDGAQMVCRMRASAELFAQEFDGLLIGRQV
- a CDS encoding DUF2264 domain-containing protein translates to MTSGGAHVVQPGATLPGSGILFPEEDRDASPYTGYTRAHWEAMADHLVGSAWRWASPGRAHLNLPGRASRSGVRSDGLEGFARSMLAAAFRVRGADGADPHGWLERYAEGLRAGTAAAGVRGAEPWLTIRDHDVQGQPMVESASVALSLRLTRPWLWDQLDEDVQDSVETWLRGAITSVPAPNNWYLFPYSVAGFLESVGRGDELTAAAQERALHLLETWDRGQGWYTDGDGQAFDHYNGWALHLYPVLDAHLRGESGIHGTRLEEFLQEYRHLFGADGAPLFQGRSMTYRFAAGAAVALGAVTGDTPMPPGESKRLLNSTLKYFLDRGAFTDHGLLSLGWHGSHPATVQPYSGPASPLWATKSLIGLLLPADAPLWSAAEGERPLDHHDVAFGMTSTGWAVQATREDGIVRVHNHGSDHLRPHQAEDAGREDPLYSRLAYSTATGPTPRGDVPDNHVALRFRGRSSARCRLHPLGAGGGGGWAWAASWHRPIFPGGSVAMPGLRLESYVVARGAEEVRIDRILGACFPMEVQHTGWAVPPGGELTSTLEGLHGWEAHEQLTSPAGTAFAEWCEIPCLRAGVSGSSVLVSRAQLRGRVPAAESSGLAAGEAGGDTCRTADVGGAGAAGDSAVGVVDLTVTSEGVSFRWADEDVLTTVRFDPAEVSRHEGGEGS
- a CDS encoding sugar phosphate isomerase/epimerase family protein translates to MSWKLSVSTLGMPGRPVVESVRTALDHGCDGVELRVHPDEEVTLGMGDGAARDAARHVTDAGLEISCLAGYVRVCGGTEEDDDAVIEELGALIRLAEVMGAPSVRVFPGGTHAGRQAAHRRIEAVLEDLTSTGVQLLVETHDSHPTAEDVLELLAPFGEDPRVGVLWDILHPFINGEEPSTTASLLGGRVHYVQVKDASMAQDWKPAVTGEGDLPLEEIGRLLTGGSGWISLEWERAWYPDIPEISVPLAATAQWFEKTLR